TTGTCAGCGGCATTGACGGCGATGGCTATCGGGCCGTCTGGTTTGTTGCGCCGGCGCCCGCGCCGGTCATCAGTCTGTACAAACCTGGCGAAGTGACCTTCCTGGGCGCGCTGCTTAGTGATGCCAACGGCGTGCGTTTGTCCTTTGCCAACGCCAGCATGCCTGCGGTGCGCATCCCCGCGCCGCACTTGGCCGGTACCTTCTGCGAACTACTCATTCCGCGTAGTGAACAGCCCCTGCGCCTGCTCGAAGCCCCCTTCGATTATGGCCGCAGCCTGGTAGCTGCCGCTGTGCAGGCCAATTACGAACAGCAGACGCCGATCCCGCATGAGTTTCGGCTGCTCAACCCACTGATCTGGCAGTTTGGCGAACCCGGGTCGCCGCCGCCTGATCTGCCGCCCCTGGCCGCCGATCTCGCCATTGCCAACTTGCGCCAGCAGTCGCGGGCACTGCTCGATCATCGGGCCTTCAGCTCCTGGTTTACGCACAGCGAGGCCGCCTATGACCTGGCTGAACGCCTGCTCGATAATCGCCGCCCAGCCTTTCCCACGGTTGACATGCTGCTGCAAGAACTGGTGACGCGCGAATTCAGCGCGACCAGCTTCATCGTCTACCGCCGTCGCTTGCTGGGCATGGTGCCCTGGTTGGCCCTGGCCGGTGACCTGGCCGCGGCCGCGCTGGCACGCCACCTGGCCGCCAGCCTGCAACCGCCAGCCGATTTGACCCACGCGTTCCTGCTGGAGCTGGCGCGGGCCGGCGTGGAACGCGCCATGAGCAACCTGCGCGCGGGCTTTGATCTGCGCAGTGTCGCATTTTAGCTGCGCAGGAGCGTGCGCTGTCTTCTCGGTTTTGATGAAAAGGAGTATCATATCATCTGTAGCCTCACCCGTGTCTCATTTCGATCAGTCGGAATCAACTTGCACAAGGAGGATGTAAATGCCATTCGTTAGACGTGCGTTCCATTGGGCGTGGCGAGCGCTGTTCCTTGAACAGGACGTATACGAGGACATGCGCGACGACGACAATCCGTTCGTCGAGGGATTGTTCATTGTCGTTGTCATCAGTGTCGCCATCGCATTATTCAGCCTGGTCGGCACGGCGCTGGCCAGAGCAGCCACGCCAGACCTGCAAGCCATGAAACAAACCGTGTTGAACGGCTTGCGCAGTATGCCGTGGTTCGATCAGATGCTCCAGGCTGGCGGACAGCAGGCGCTGGACATGTTCAACCAGTTCTATGACCTCGGCTGGCAGATTTTCCCGCGCCTGGCCGGCTACCCCGACATCGGCAATGCCGCGCTCAATCTCGTGCTCCTGCCTGTCACCATGATTCTGCTGTGGCTCCTGTGGGGCGTCGTCGCTCATGTCGTGGCACGGCTGTTGGGCGGCAAGGGCACGCTGAGTCAAACCCTGGGCGCCACAGCGTTGGCCGAAGCGCCGCAGCTCCTGAGCCTGGTCACCGTGATTCCCTTCGTCGTGGTCGGCGGTGTCATCGGCACCTGGCGCATGCTCTGTCGCTACACGGCGCTCAAAACCGTGCATGGCTTGAGTTGGCCGCGTGCTGTCGCGGCCACGCTTCTGCCAGGCATCCTGTTCGGTATTCTCATCGCCGTGCTTGGCTTCATCTTCAGCACACTGCTTATGGGCCTCGTGGCCGGAGGGATAGCACAATGACAACCGATATGAACAGCGCCGTTGACCGCGGCTTTGGTCGTGTCAAGTGGCTCAAGTTGCTGGGCGACATCCTGACGCTCAAGACCGACGCCTTTGTGCGCTTCCGTGATCATGTGGATGGCATGCGCTATGCCATTGGTCTCCTCATCGTCGTCAGCCTGATTGCCGGCAGCCTCAGCTTTCTGTGGCAAGCGGTCCGCAATCCGGCGGCTGACATGCAGAGCGTGCGCGACACCTTCGATCAGGTGCTCGCACAGATGCAGAACGCTGGCGGCATCCCAGCAGGGGGTTTGTCCCTGGTGCGCGAGCAGTTCGAAAGCGTCATGGGCATTGTCGAAGGGATCGTGGGGTTGCCCACTCCACTGCCGCAGCCGATCAGTCATTTCCTGGAGGCCCTGGGCCAATGGTTATCATCGCCGTTTGCGCGACTTGGCGCCTGGCTGAGCTATGGCATCTGGGTTTTGCTCCTGGCGCGGCTGCTGTTGGGCGCCAAAGGCAGTCTGCGCGATTTTCTCGCCACCACGCCGCTCTACAGCGTGCCGCAGTTGTTCACCATCCTGGCGCTGGTACCCTGCTTGGGCAGCCTGCTCGGTATCGTTGCCACCGTCTGGGGCTGGCTCATCTACACCAAGGCGACGGCTGTCAGCCTGGGCTGGGTGCAACAGCGCGTGGGCGCCGACGGCCTGGTCATTGGCGAAGAAACCCAGTGGGGACGCGCGCTCGTCGCCGTTTTCCTGCCGGCGATCTTGCTCTTCGTCCTGATCTTCCTGGCGGCCCTGGTCATCATCGTGCTGACCGCCTTGTCCAGCAACGGCGGTCGTTAGCGAATCAGAAACCCGGCGAGAAACCGGGCTTCTGTCAGAAACCGGGTTTCTCGTAGAAACCCGGTTTCTGATCGGATCCCCAGCGCGAAAAAATCATGCCTGAACTATTCAACGTGCAGACGCCGGCCGCTGCCTGGCGGCTTTTCCTTCGACATCTCCCGATCCGGATCACGACCGCAACCATCGAAGTGGCCGCGGCGTTGGATCGCGTGCTGGCCGAAACCGTCATTGCGCCGCACGATCTGCCCAGTTTCGCCCGCTCCACGGTGGACGGCTACGCGGTGTTGGCCGCGGACACCTTTGGCGCCTCGGCCAGCCTCCCCGCCTATCTCAGCGTCATCGGTGAAACCGCCATGGGGCAAGCGGCCAGCCTGGCGATTGATTCCGGCGCCTGCACCATCGTACACACCGGCGGCATGATCCCGCCAGGCGCCGACGCGGTCGTGATGGTTGAGCATACCGAGAGGGTGCAGCCGCCACGCGCGCTGGCCGTCGCGGCCGACAACCCATCTTCCATCTCACCGCACTCACCGCACTTCCCGCACACCATCGAAGTCCTGCGCCCGCTGGCGCCCGGTCAAAATGTCATTCAGGTCGGCGAAGATGTGCGCCAGGGCGAGATCGTGCTGGCCGCTGGCCGGCGCCTGCGCCCGGCCGACCTGGGCGGACTGCTGGCGGTCGGCATCACGCAGGTGACGGTGGCGCAACCGCCGCGCGTGGCCATCCTCTCGCAGGGCGATGAAGTGGTGCCGCCCACGCAGACCCCAGGACCTGGTCAGATTCGGGACATCAACAGCTACACCCTGGCCGCGCTGACTCATCGCGCCGGCGCCGAGCCGATCCTGATGGGCATTGCGCCCGATCAACTTGGAGCCTTGAGCGCCCTGGCCCGCCAGGCGTTTGCCCTGGCCGATGTGGTCGTTATCTCGGCTGGCAGCTCGGTCAGCGTGCGCGACATGACCGCGGAAGTGATAGCAGCCCTGGGACAGCCCGGCATCCTGGTGCATGGCCTCAGCGTGCGCCCTGGCAAGCCCACCATCCTGGCAGTTTGCGACGGCAAGCCGGTTTTTGGACTGCCCGGCAACCCGGTCAGCGCGATGGTGATTTTCGACCTGGTGGTCGCGCCGACCCTGCGCCTGCTGCAGGGCGAAGAAGGACCGCCGCGGCGTATCGTCATGGCGCGCCTGGCCCGCCCCATCGCTTCGGTGACAGGACGCGAGGATTACGTGCCGGTACGCCTGGAGCAGCGAGGCAACGAGCGCTGGGCGGCGCCGGTGTTTGGCAAATCAAACCTCATCTACACGCTGCTGCAGGCCGATGGCGCCGTGCGCGTGGCGCTGGACAGCAACGGCATCGGCGAGGCCGAGTGGGTCGAGGTCCTGCAATGACTGAACTG
This portion of the Candidatus Amarolinea dominans genome encodes:
- a CDS encoding YIP1 family protein; this translates as MPFVRRAFHWAWRALFLEQDVYEDMRDDDNPFVEGLFIVVVISVAIALFSLVGTALARAATPDLQAMKQTVLNGLRSMPWFDQMLQAGGQQALDMFNQFYDLGWQIFPRLAGYPDIGNAALNLVLLPVTMILLWLLWGVVAHVVARLLGGKGTLSQTLGATALAEAPQLLSLVTVIPFVVVGGVIGTWRMLCRYTALKTVHGLSWPRAVAATLLPGILFGILIAVLGFIFSTLLMGLVAGGIAQ
- a CDS encoding molybdopterin molybdotransferase MoeA, translating into MPELFNVQTPAAAWRLFLRHLPIRITTATIEVAAALDRVLAETVIAPHDLPSFARSTVDGYAVLAADTFGASASLPAYLSVIGETAMGQAASLAIDSGACTIVHTGGMIPPGADAVVMVEHTERVQPPRALAVAADNPSSISPHSPHFPHTIEVLRPLAPGQNVIQVGEDVRQGEIVLAAGRRLRPADLGGLLAVGITQVTVAQPPRVAILSQGDEVVPPTQTPGPGQIRDINSYTLAALTHRAGAEPILMGIAPDQLGALSALARQAFALADVVVISAGSSVSVRDMTAEVIAALGQPGILVHGLSVRPGKPTILAVCDGKPVFGLPGNPVSAMVIFDLVVAPTLRLLQGEEGPPRRIVMARLARPIASVTGREDYVPVRLEQRGNERWAAPVFGKSNLIYTLLQADGAVRVALDSNGIGEAEWVEVLQ